The genomic window ACTTACTCAAGATGCTGGTGAAGTTTTTATTGATAAAAATAAAACCCTTGGATATCTAACTCAACATGTTGATTTAGATTTGGAAAATACAATATATGAAGAACTGGTTTCTGTTTTTAAAGAACTTAAAAATATAGAAATTAGATTAAAGAAAATAGAAGAAAGTCTAAATGAACCTTATGATGCAAATAACGCATCTTACCATGATAAATTAATAAAGGATTATACAACTCTTCAAGATTTATATGATCATAAAGGTGGATATACTTACAAAGGAGAAATATCTCGTGTATTAAAAGGTCTTGGCTTTGTAGAAGATGATTTTGAAAAAAAGGTTTCCACTTTAAGTGGTGGTCAAAAAACTAGAGTATCTTTATGTAAACTTCTTTTAAGAAATCCAGATATTATTCTTTTAGATGAACCTACAAACCATTTAGATTTAGAAGCAATAGAATGGCTTGAAGATTATTTAAAATCATATAAGGGTACTGTACTTGTTATTTCCCATGATAGATTCTTTTTAGATTCTGTAACTAATAATACTTTTGAAGTAATAAATGGACATATAAATTGTTATAATGTTCCTTATACTAAATTTATAGATTTACGTAAGAAAAAATATGAAGCTGACCTTAAAGCATATAATATTCAACAAGCAGAAATTAAAAGACAAGAAGCTATAATAGAAAAGTTTAGAAGCTTTAATAGAGAAAAGAGTATTAAAGCGGCTGAAAGTAGAGAAAAAGCTCTTGATAGAATGGAAAAAATAGATGCTCCAGATAGAGAAAAAGAAGCTTCTAAAATAAAATTTGAGGCATCTGTAAAAAGTGGTTATGATGTACTACATATTGAAAATCTTTCAAAAAGCTATGGAGAAAAAACTCTTTTTAAAGATCTTACCTTTGATTTAAAAAGGGGAGAAAAAGCAGCCTTAATAGGTGAAAATGGTAGAGGAAAAACTTCATTATTTAAAATGATATTAAATAAACTAGATAGTGATTCTGGAAATATAATACTTGGAACAAATGTTAATGTAGGTTACTATGATCAGGAACAATCTGATTTAAATATTGATAAATCAATAATAGATGAAGTTTGGGATGAGTTTCCAAATCTTACAACTTCTAAACTTAGAGGTATTCTTGCATCATTCTTATTTACTGGTGACGATGTTTTTAAAGAAATTAAAACATTAAGTGGTGGAGAAAAGTGTAGAATAAATTTACTTAAACTAATGATTTCAAAGTCAAATCTTTTACTTCTTGATGAACCTACTAACCATTTAGATATTATGTCTAGAGAAGCCTTAGAGGATGCTCTTATAAGTTATGATGGTACTCTTTTAGTAATATCCCATGATAGATATTTCTTAAATAAAGTCATAGGTAGAATACTAGAGCTTAAAGAAGATGGTGCCAAAGAATACTTAGGTAACTACAGCTATTTCCAAGAAAAAAAGCTTAATCCTACTAGATATCAAGAATTAGAAGAATTAGCAAATGGAAAAACAAAAACCAAACTTAAAGATGAAAAGAAGAAAAAAAAAGAACAGGAAAAAGAAGAAAAAGCTTTAAAACTAAAAATTAAAAAACTTGAAGAAGAAATTGCAAAAAAAGAAAATGATCTACTTAAACTTCAGGAACAACTTTGCCTTGAAGAAATTTATTCTAATCCTAC from Clostridium septicum includes these protein-coding regions:
- the abc-f gene encoding ribosomal protection-like ABC-F family protein; the protein is MIVLSCKDISVSYGIRDVLKNITFSINEGDKVGIIGGNGEGKSTLFKIISKELTQDAGEVFIDKNKTLGYLTQHVDLDLENTIYEELVSVFKELKNIEIRLKKIEESLNEPYDANNASYHDKLIKDYTTLQDLYDHKGGYTYKGEISRVLKGLGFVEDDFEKKVSTLSGGQKTRVSLCKLLLRNPDIILLDEPTNHLDLEAIEWLEDYLKSYKGTVLVISHDRFFLDSVTNNTFEVINGHINCYNVPYTKFIDLRKKKYEADLKAYNIQQAEIKRQEAIIEKFRSFNREKSIKAAESREKALDRMEKIDAPDREKEASKIKFEASVKSGYDVLHIENLSKSYGEKTLFKDLTFDLKRGEKAALIGENGRGKTSLFKMILNKLDSDSGNIILGTNVNVGYYDQEQSDLNIDKSIIDEVWDEFPNLTTSKLRGILASFLFTGDDVFKEIKTLSGGEKCRINLLKLMISKSNLLLLDEPTNHLDIMSREALEDALISYDGTLLVISHDRYFLNKVIGRILELKEDGAKEYLGNYSYFQEKKLNPTRYQELEELANGKTKTKLKDEKKKKKEQEKEEKALKLKIKKLEEEIAKKENDLLKLQEQLCLEEIYSNPTESERVSKEIKNIEDIIASLYEDWENLC